From one Halanaerobiaceae bacterium ANBcell28 genomic stretch:
- a CDS encoding ABC transporter permease, producing MNTLSNFKNVFEMQFRRSSGYIVFFALIQIMMSLGILIGFTYFMPENDPYSILFLATGAPTLILIMTGLVILPQQIGTGKAEGYHEFSRSWPVNRAIILLADTTLWIAITIPGIVISALVAYFHYDMAYSISFSIVPVFFLIALTAIGVGYGIAYLLPPNAAHILTQLIVFAALMFSPINFPMDRLPQWLQTVHSYLPMYSMAEVMRASLASATFTASIGNYMNLVIWCLLGYGGAIFILNRAE from the coding sequence ATGAATACTTTAAGTAATTTTAAAAATGTTTTTGAGATGCAATTTCGAAGGAGTTCTGGATATATAGTATTTTTTGCCTTGATACAGATTATGATGTCACTGGGGATTTTAATAGGTTTTACTTATTTTATGCCAGAGAATGATCCATATAGTATATTATTTTTAGCTACAGGAGCACCAACTCTTATTTTGATTATGACTGGTTTAGTTATCTTACCACAACAAATTGGAACAGGGAAAGCTGAAGGCTATCACGAATTTAGCAGAAGCTGGCCGGTAAACCGGGCTATTATTTTGCTGGCAGATACTACATTATGGATTGCAATTACTATACCGGGAATTGTTATATCAGCTTTAGTAGCATATTTTCACTATGATATGGCTTATAGTATTTCCTTTTCTATAGTTCCTGTGTTTTTCTTAATTGCTTTGACTGCTATAGGAGTTGGTTATGGTATTGCATATTTGTTGCCACCAAATGCAGCACATATATTAACACAGCTTATAGTTTTTGCAGCTTTAATGTTTTCACCAATTAATTTTCCTATGGATCGATTACCCCAATGGTTACAGACAGTTCATAGTTACCTACCAATGTATTCTATGGCAGAAGTGATGCGTGCCTCTTTAGCATCAGCAACTTTTACTGCAAGTATTGGAAATTATATGAACTTAGTTATCTGGTGTCTGCTAGGTTATGGAGGGGCTATATTTATATTGAATAGAGCAGAGTAA
- a CDS encoding ABC transporter ATP-binding protein: MILDVRGVSKIYSKGKSKVTANDNLSFSINEGEIFGFFGHNGAGKTTLVKQIIGLTKSTSGEIELLGKSVLEDPKRARSICSIQPQSQLPLGFLTPNQAVTIMGKMRGASKKDVKARMEYLFRELDIEQWANKEGNSLSGGVRRLTAFCMAVIVPGKLVILDEPTNDVDPVRRRYLWKLIRELTNQGSSVILVTHNVMEAEKAVDRMAILDMGRFLITGTPAEVKSSVSNLMRVELNLLTDDQVIEIPEWVVSSHRNGTRLYFSLKQSSALSAIEWASKEVENGNVIDYSMSPTSIEDVYVKLTSGKEMSA; encoded by the coding sequence ATGATTCTTGATGTTAGGGGAGTAAGTAAAATTTATTCAAAGGGCAAGTCCAAAGTTACTGCTAATGATAATCTCAGTTTCAGTATTAATGAAGGAGAAATATTTGGGTTTTTTGGTCACAATGGAGCAGGTAAAACAACTTTAGTAAAACAGATAATAGGGCTGACAAAATCAACAAGTGGAGAAATTGAATTATTAGGTAAATCTGTACTGGAAGATCCTAAAAGAGCTCGCTCAATTTGTTCTATACAGCCTCAATCACAGTTGCCTTTAGGTTTTTTAACACCTAATCAAGCGGTAACTATCATGGGGAAAATGAGGGGGGCTAGTAAAAAAGATGTAAAGGCAAGAATGGAATATCTTTTTAGGGAATTAGATATAGAGCAGTGGGCTAATAAGGAAGGTAATAGTCTTTCAGGTGGGGTTCGTCGTTTGACAGCTTTTTGTATGGCTGTCATTGTGCCAGGAAAATTGGTAATACTTGATGAACCGACTAATGATGTTGACCCAGTTCGCAGACGTTATCTGTGGAAATTAATAAGGGAATTAACTAATCAAGGTAGCTCAGTTATACTTGTTACCCATAATGTTATGGAAGCCGAGAAGGCTGTTGATAGAATGGCTATACTTGATATGGGAAGATTCCTTATTACTGGTACACCTGCAGAAGTAAAAAGTTCTGTTAGTAATTTAATGAGAGTGGAACTTAATTTACTGACAGATGACCAGGTGATTGAGATACCAGAATGGGTAGTTTCTTCACATCGTAATGGAACTCGTTTGTATTTTTCACTTAAGCAAAGTTCGGCTCTATCTGCAATTGAATGGGCAAGTAAAGAGGTTGAGAATGGTAATGTAATAGATTATTCTATGTCACCTACAAGTATTGAAGATGTATATGTTAAATTAACAAGTGGAAAGGAGATGTCTGCATAA
- a CDS encoding GGDEF domain-containing protein — MPSIKNFIKPLSGKSLNFADNNIEKKYLATQLSVDIKYNKFLLPILGIINFLFLIPDYINNNLSTFLLIFILRLTVLLYSLYLYYKSLYDIKDKNTLYRNNTRYEVVFISSFLIIAYIYNSFAFVIQSLWMVLLIIGVFFLIPNKLLKKIIISVFTSFIFYTISFFHHGNNLTYIYAISAFTFVLIFLSAYSVFHTDRSRRIIFLEQEKYKEISIRDPLTGIYNKRKFLEDLAYHIKEVKRYKSNLSLIIFDIDNFKEINDHYGHSTGDKVLINICKIIEDLIRDLDIFSRIGGEEFAIILPNTKLIDAKALANRLCISISNNLFHNIENITCSFGVGQFSKGDQMNFFDSVDEALYKAKKSGKNRVETIIYT; from the coding sequence ATGCCATCAATTAAAAATTTTATAAAACCCCTTTCTGGTAAATCATTAAATTTTGCAGATAATAATATAGAGAAAAAATATCTTGCGACACAATTAAGTGTTGATATTAAATATAACAAATTTCTATTGCCGATACTGGGTATCATCAACTTCTTATTTTTAATTCCTGATTACATAAATAATAATTTAAGCACCTTTCTGTTGATTTTTATATTACGTCTAACAGTTTTGCTTTATTCTTTATACTTGTATTATAAAAGTCTTTATGATATTAAAGACAAAAACACACTATACCGAAATAATACTAGATATGAAGTCGTTTTTATTAGCAGTTTTTTAATTATAGCCTATATATATAATTCCTTTGCCTTTGTTATTCAATCTCTATGGATGGTTTTACTGATTATTGGCGTATTTTTTTTAATACCAAATAAACTGTTAAAGAAAATAATAATTTCAGTATTTACTAGCTTTATTTTTTATACTATATCTTTTTTTCATCATGGTAATAATTTAACCTATATATATGCTATATCAGCCTTTACTTTTGTATTGATTTTCTTATCTGCTTATTCTGTTTTTCATACAGATAGAAGTAGGAGAATTATCTTTTTAGAACAAGAAAAGTATAAAGAAATATCTATACGGGATCCATTAACTGGAATCTATAATAAAAGGAAATTTTTAGAGGATCTTGCCTATCATATAAAAGAAGTGAAAAGGTATAAAAGTAACCTTTCCTTAATTATTTTCGATATAGACAACTTTAAAGAGATTAATGATCATTATGGTCATTCTACTGGTGATAAAGTGCTAATTAATATATGCAAGATTATTGAAGATCTTATCAGAGATTTAGATATATTCAGCAGAATAGGTGGAGAAGAATTCGCTATAATATTACCTAATACAAAGCTTATAGATGCAAAAGCCTTAGCTAATCGACTTTGCATCTCTATTTCAAATAATCTATTTCATAATATCGAAAATATTACCTGTAGCTTTGGTGTTGGTCAATTTTCAAAAGGCGATCAAATGAACTTTTTTGATTCAGTTGATGAAGCCTTATATAAAGCTAAAAA